The nucleotide window GAGGGGCATGCAGATGAGAGGATGGGATGAGAGCTTGAAACACCACCTGTCCACATGCTTGAGTTTCAAGTAAAACTTCTAATGTGAAAGTAACACTCGGGGCACTCAGGGCACTCAGGGCACCACCAGTGTTGGCTCCTTCGCACTGCCCAGGGCTGCCGCTTTAGTGTGCCGTCTTTGGGTACACAATGAAAGTAGCATGCAGTATGTGAAGATTTTTAGGAACCaggtagtttttttctgttttgaaagttCCATCTTGAAAAGGGCTCCCTAAGAAACTCAGCATCACACTGGATAACAACACATATGTCTGTAAAGTTCTGTGGCAGACACATCCCCTCTGCTGTGGACTAAAACCAAGTACTGGAGAGTTTGAGGGGAAGCAAGGACTAAATTAATGTGTTCTGAATCCAAGGGAAGAAGGCGGAAATTAATTTACAACTTTCCATGTCTAATCTAGAATTTCCCTCTTCTTTGCTGGTTAATAGTGTGCAATAAATGCTCTTAGTGATGTGCCATAATGTTCGATTTTTACATACGGTGTGAAAATATTACTAAATCAGGTACTTGTTAATTCCTACAAGCACATGAAAACAGTAATTTGTTCCCaaagaatgctttcttttaaactaACTTGAACCTACAAAGCATTTGGATATTTAAAGAAGGAATTTGAAAATGATACAGTTTTCTTCAATCACATAACTGTGTAACcttagaaaaataactaaacatcTCAAACTTTTTCCTCAACTCAATGTCTGATGAGACAATATGAGTGGAAGGTCTTTACAGAACTATGAAAGTACATCACCCTCACCTGGTGACTAATCTCTGTTGGCAGAACTGAACTGAAATGGACGATTCAGTGTACGGAGATTACTTTCCCCAGAGTTACCTGGACGCTTTTCACTTCTGGTTGACCTCTACTTTGGAAGAAGAAGCCAAAAGGTAGGTACTCTTTAATGCCTTTGCAAGATTATTAATATAAAGTACCTCACAAACTAAGGATTAGTAAATGTGAGTTAGGTTTTTGGATAATAATTTAACTTTGTAAATATCAAAACCAAGTCAAGTAAACACACTGGAAGTTATAAGACTGTTTTTTAACGTATTCTGCTACagtgaaaacaggaaagaaaccaGCTGGGCATAAAGCCGATAATTGCTATGATTAATGCTATTTCTAAACTcgacttctttaaaaataaatcacttcaTAATTTAATTAGGTTTCCATCTAGAGAAAATGTGCTAATAAAGGCTCAGATAAGAGAATGTAGGTTTGGACATAATCGCAGGGCTTAGTTTTTTATCTGTGGTTCAGCTCAAAGTCATCAGAATGACTTTTATATCAAAGAGCCCCATGAGTGACAAGAACAAGACTTGCTTTGTACTGGCGAAAAGTCATTCTTCCACGACATAACTTCAGCCTGCCAAGATGAGAAAGAATAACAGATGCTGTTTTTGCGTTATCTGCATTATTTCCACCAGTCATCCTTAGACATTTGGGTCAAATTTCTAGAAATTAGTTACTTGCATTTGACAGAGGAATCATGTATCCTAACCTCTCAGTTTGACCCTTCTAATTGGCATCCATTTATAATACTTTGCTTTCTGTAGCCATTATCCTCATGCCGGCCAAGTTTCATCTGTTTTTGTATTGTGCTAGTGCATAAGTCAGAATATTTTCGGTGTTGGGATTTTTCATCCCACAGCAAACAAACCTTtaagaggtgattttttttttttacttgttttatacATGATGATGCTGAGATTTTGAAGGCTTTTCCAACCTTAAAGTAGAACAAGGCAAAGTCTCTGCTTTCCAACCGGGATGTGAATTTTTAAGGATCAAATATTATTCTTAACAGAATGAGATGTCTGATTTTTACCCATGGTGATGCAGAATATTTTCCCCCTTGAATATGTGTAATGTTACTTTTAGTTGTTCAGTCATagcaaccattaaaaaaaaataaaataaaataactgtgtTAGTCCTTGCAAACAAcccagaaatgaaataaagtgcttttataatttttgaaattaatgaCTAAAGAGTTTAGCAAAGGGTTTCCATTTATCTTAGATTGTGGTTTGCTACATCTACATTATATTTAGTTTATTGCATATAACAATATACACTGTTTATTGAACACTTACAAGGTACCAAATGCTATCCTCAGTACATTCTATGTACTTACTATCTTACTAAATCCCCAACAGCCACAGTGTTCTGCAAACGCTATGGATTACTTTTGATgcaaaggaaaggaaactgtAAGAGTTTTGCATATAGAAATAAGTGGGATTCTGATTGGATTCTTAAAGGTCTATAAAGCAAAAGGCCAAGAAGTGTCCATTGATATCACTCCTAACTTAGACATTCTACCTACTTTGAAAATTGCAAAAGGAATAGTCAACTATTCATTTACTATTAATTAAAGGactgcctttaaaaaataattgccttttaaaattatttagtgtGAAGAAATCTGATATCACAAAAAACCCTGTTACTTTTAAGTGTGAAAGCCTATACACtaatataaataaacagaatCTGGATGTACTAAGAGCTAAGAAATAACTAATTTGTAAATTGATTGTAAAACGTAAAAGTAGTGTGAAGGAACATTTTCAATTCGAGATTAGTATTAAGTAATTATATTTGATGTGACAAAAAACAAGATGGCAATTCCCCTACCTCATCCAGTGCAATTTCTTTCTGGGAACTAAGGGGATTTGCAGTCTTGGTTTTTGTCTCTTACTCGCTTACATGGAAATGTATATTACTTAGACCACATTTGACATCATGAATGAATAGCCTATAAAATCAAATAAGAACTCTCTGTATATTAAACACTCAGATCACCAGATAAACACAGAAAGTTAAAATGCAACAGAATAGCTTGTTGCTGGGATAGTCTCACCCAGACCCTACTAGGAAACTAACAATGGCAACCAGCGTGCCAAGGCTATTTGTAGGTGCATTTATCCTTTACAGTTTTAAAGGGTCTATGTATTTTCAGGTCAGTTCAAATGATGACttacagacacatacaaaatTGTTCATACGTACATATagttttaccaaaaaaaaaaaaaaaattaagttccaTAAGCAAATTGTCTACCTTATCTcctaattttgaaaaacaaaaacaaaaacagaaacaatcatTTCACCTTTGTTACAAATGTAAAACCTCCAGAGCACCTTTAACAAACATAAAGTGGTTCTACTTACACTTGCatggagttttcctttttttgacaTCGCTAAAAATTTGTTGCTGAAAACTCCTCGTATTCCTACAATCCCCTGAGACACAGCAAATATTTCCAAAATACCTAGGATGACAAAAAtcccaaaataaaacacagactcTTCTACACAGAACTGTGAAGAATTCAATGTCTACACCAACTGTTCTCAGTCTTTACTACCGTGattaaagaaaagaacacacGATGACCTTCCGTGACATCCGCTGTGTTAAAGAATGGCTACCATCCTTTGGACACTCGGGACGACTTACTTCCAGATTCAGAAATTTGATTCTGCTTCCTCAATAATTCTGTAGGTGGCTTTTAGTAAATGGCGTTTGACACTAGAATCTTTTCAAATCCTAAGGGTATTGAATTTAATCTAAATTTGTTAATATTCTACCAAAGATGACCCACTTTTAGTATTAAAACACAAGTCTGAACTCAAAGCTGGTATAAGAATTTCAAAAGCCTGGAAAATTATTCTTTCTTGCATAACACAAATCCCCTTCTTTCAATCACAATTTAAGAACTTAAATACACATATGCCCCATTCAGTcctttcaaaacataaaaattacacCTAAGATACTGAAAACATTATAAGTTATTACAACTTCTGTGAATTGTTTGAATTGTGTTTTGAGAAATGCTAGATTTTAAATCAATTCCTAGATAAACGTGATGATTTTTATAGCATTGTCAATGTATAACGCAGCATGTCTGCACGTTAATGCAATGTCCTTCATCCCCCACAGTCATTTCAAGAACGATATGTCGAGTCAAGAAACTGTTACTGTAATTCATGGAGTGAATATGATTAAATGTGCATTCTGCATATAGTTAGAAAACCTGcctattattaataataaactcACAAAAGATTTTATGTAAGTATGAGCAAGGACAACATCGTTGTTAGTTAGATATATGAaattgtaagaaaagaaaaaaaatatataaacaagatAATATAGTTCATTAgagctgagaagaaaaaaaaacacacagaggaggaaaaagcaCATCTGCACACTTGGTCACAACTGTTTCAAGCATACACATTGACTAGGGGTCTTAGTAGATCTCTACTAAGGTGACACTTCTTCAGTCTTCCTTGAAATAGCAATCTTCCCAGGCAGCGCTTGACGTGAATGCAAAATTATTCAGTCTCCTAACAAGGACTCTAAGTGCATGTAGAAGAATCAATTTATTGAGGACTTATGTCCCACAACACAAGCTGAGAACCTCTCGTTGTCACAAATATTACTGCTtgctttctcagcttgctttgtTAGAAATACTTAGAAATATCACAGAAAAAAGGAACACCTGAGAAGCTATTTTTGTCAATATTGTTCTGAAATCTTAGCCCAGAGTATGAAAAACTGCAGGCACCAATTTAGTGGTGTTTCTTTTCATGAATTTTAAATACACTCAACAAGaagctgtttttgtttatgtGAGAGAGTGTTAACAGATACTAGTGTCCTGtacatcattttctttaaaatgtttctaaaatgtaATTTGTGTAGAATTTAATACAAATGTTGTCTGACTGTGATACACACCCAAAGATTTAGAAGCATTATCATTTTACCAGGTACTGGCAAAGCACAGGGAATGCTTTGTAAAGTTATATACATCAGTTTATATAGAGTATAATATGTATACGCACATGGTATACTTaacttttcaaaatttaaaatatgctttgCATGTAGGATATTTAACTTTCTAGATAAAATTATAAAGATGTAgatatattattgttattattattaaaatatgacTAACATGTCTGGTAAAAAGCTATATTTGAACCAGAATTAAAGAGTAAAGCTGAAAGCATCAGTAACAAGTTCAAATATTTCGTTGATTGGGGATGGAACTGTGAGCACTGCACAAACATGTGTGATCAGAAGCATGAAGAGGCCATCATCGGAGCTCGTCTTTGCGGAATGATTGACATAACAGGCCACATGGGGTGGAGAGATGAGGTCTCAGTAGGTTCTCTCCAGTGTTCTCACAGCTCTAGGTGTTAAGTGATGCTTTAACTCACGCGCCGATGCACTCCCAAGAAAAAACGACGTTCTAAAAATTCAGTATTTTCTATAAGCTGATTATTAGGAGTCCTTGACAGTGAATTGGAAGGAAATTTCCGTTCACCTTATGCATGCGCTCAGCTTTATAAGTATAAAGAGATGCtatattaatgaaaaatacatGGCAGTATCAAAGATCAAATTCTCTTGTTTTCAGTCTGACTTTTGAGATGTTAGGATTAGAtggtttttataaatatttacttggttaaaaaccaaaaagcaaacaaatgaagaaaacaccTACGGCTTTGTTCAGTCAAACTACTCCTTCCTGAGTATATAACCTTCTTTTAAGGACTCATTTTGTCTCACTGAACTTGTGTCTCAACACACGGCACATGTGCTTATTATACACATTTTCACTTCAGTTAATTCTAAGTATTGGGAGATGATGAAACAGTGCCTGTAAAAGTGTTATTTTGTTATGCATTGCAGGGTTTGTCTGGTAAATTCTATTACAAAAGTCATGAATTGCCAGATAATGGAAGGATTATATAATGTTAAGAAGATTCCACATATCTGGAAGCTTTATagatgtatgcatgcatatatgtatatatgtatatatatatacatatatatgtgtgtgtgtatgtatgtatgtatgtatatatgtatattcgtgtatgtatgtatatgagtgtatgtgtacataagAATTGTTTTTCACACAGGCAACTTTGAAATTGATCTTTTAAATCTGAATGCAATTTTGATCTAATATTGGAATCATTCTTAAGATCATAATTCCTCAACTAATGTCAATAATGATTTCACTCTGTCTTGTCTTCTAGAATGCTGGCACAATTCCTCACAACTCACAGTGAACCGGTTTTCTGTTCCTCTTTCCAAGAGAGCACAGGCTGTCTATGTAATCTACTTTATAGTGTAAATCTCAATAGCTCATTAAAGAATTCTAGCAAATACTTTAGACCTTCATATATTATATCACTAATTAATGCATCCCAAAAAACCTTTCTCTAATGCTAACTTTGAAAACATCAGTATTATCTGTATCCTCATCTTTAGGAGTAGGTGATGATAAACTTGAAGGAAATTTCCTGTTCACGCTGTGGATGTCAAAACAGTACCCTTAGGCAAAACTCTGGAAGACAACTGTCTCACAGACCAGCCGGTGACTGTCTGCAATGTTACACTTTCATAGGGACACCCTCCCTGCCATGTAGAGACATGTGTTTTGAGTTGTTCCTTATTATTGTGTCTCTCTCCCGTTTGGGTACTGATGTAGAGAACTCAGGAAAAAATTACTTCATAGTCAGGTACTGAAGATGGTGTGCTATCTTTCCCAAGATATTCaaagtctgagagagagagagagagagagagagagagagagagagagagagagagagagaaccttttCTCAGTAAACTATCAAGGTTGGaggaaacaaaactttttttttttttttttggtgtctctACCATTGGTCCTTAAGCTACTTTCTTCAAAGGAAAATTATGCTTTATGAATAAGTTTACTTCAGTAGGAAAACACATGCATAGatctctttcttgttcttctttacATCTCTAACCATCAGACGGCTCTGTTGATGGTGGGGGGTCTTGGAGAATAAAAGCTACATGTGTTCAAAAGCTTTCAATAACATATTTGAAAATTCCTGAAGAAAAATATGGCGACACTGAAGTTTCTCTACTTCCATCCATGGCAACAGATATGCTCTGCCAAGTTATCAAATCTTGGTATTGAATGATCCAATTTAGCACAGTCTCTGCTGATTAATTTAGTAACAAAATTTCCCCTTGAATTTCTCTGCCTAGTAAATTCTGATTTCTCCAACTCAGGGAAATGTCTGCTGACTTTGTGACACCCAAACACATAGTTGAGTCagattctcaaaacaaaatgtaaaattgaGGACTCCCTTAACCAAATAGTAAATGGAATTTTCGTGTTTTGTGTGAATGCTTTGTGTGGTCGTCACCTAAAGTTCACTTCTCTGAACTGATACTAGTTTCGTAGTTTTGATGGTCCAAGGTAAGTCAACCAGTAGCACTGTATCCAAGCTAAACTTAACAGGTTGTAAGTAAAAGCAGCTGCTCCTTTCTCTTCCAGGTTAGAGCTCACCCCtcatcttctccttccttcttcatctTTCCCCAGTATTTCCTTCCTATGTGCAATAAGCTAGATAGCATATTCTAGTATGGTGCCCCTACTGAATGAGGTAAACCAGGGCCTTACTAATTGATGTACTGAAGGGAATGTTTCGATATCTGTGACTAGAGCATGATTTTGAtattaaaatcaaacaaatcCTTGCAATTGGCAAGTATAATCATTATTGAGTAAAACTGACATTTTATCTGaccaaagtggaaaaaaaaagttttattgtaGCATCTTAAAGAAACTTTTAGACTGAGGTTTTCTTGCAGTGCCCTCCTGGCCTCTCCTGTGAAACCCAAACAAACAGTTCCACATACATTCTTAGTAATGGTCCAAGGTCAATACCTTAGTTTACACAAATTTCAGGAATCTATCAAGCACTACCTGCAAAGTACGCTAAATAATCAACTGCAAGTAGCTGCTGCTTTTTTCCCATGGCTACGTAAGTGTAAAGGGTCATGTTAACTTTCCAAATTCCATGCCTTCCCACTGCACATAGAAATATTTCATAGATCATTTTTTAGGAACTCCAAATATCAAAAGCAATCACTAGGACAGTGGTTATTTAAATTATGCTTACCTttacctttaagaaaaaaaaaaaaactgtagaagGCAAGGTCAGagaaaatgcaaacagaaaaacaaaagtggTACAAACATAACCCAAACCTCCTACTTCCTGAGGCAGGTTtgggtaaatgaatgaatgagtgggaGAATGAATGAAAGCCAGTCTTTTGAAAGACACAAATTAAACTTTGAATGACTGTTACAACTGGGGGCTTGGGAGTTAGGAAAAAGCTACTTACAAAGATTTATTAGTCCCTGCTTAGAATACATCTCTGTTGTTTGGTGGCCATCTTTCAAtgaggattttaaaataaattgaccCTTGGCATTAATGGATAGGTGGCCAGTTTCTTGTTTAGCCTAAATTGAGTCTGCTGGTCTGTTCTCACTTTCCTTCACTTGTGCTTCTGAAAATCTCCTTCTAACAAGGCCTAAACTGCAGCCACATTTAACTTCAATGTGCTTTTGTAATAAAGAAGGGACATCCTGCTTTCAGAGCTCCCTGGCACTCCAAAGCCTACCTCAGGCATCAGGGACTCCAACCTACCACTACTTTGGGTCTCTCCTGAGCAAGAAAGGCTTATGTTTGGTTAGCGCCAGTTTCCTGAATAAAATCCACAGCAACAAACTAGAGAATGGTTTTCTCCCAGAGATAGGAAGATTGCTGGAAGTGGAGACTGGGTTTTGGTGTCTTCTGGTAGGACTGAGTCCTACAAAATGAGGAGCATGAGCAGGACCTCTGAAACAAAAGGAGCTCTCCATCCTCCCAAAGCCTCGGAAAAGTCACCTTAACCAGAACAGGCTGTTCCCTTCAGCAAGAAAAAATCAGAGTTTTTTCAAAGGTGAAGAGAGGGGATCCAACGTGGAGCACTCTGAGGCTGTGGGACTCAATGAGATGGGAGCCTCGGTTTTGCACTGCCTCTCCACCTGCAGCTCAGCCGGCTGAAGGGGAGCCCTCCAAAGACAAAATAAGCAGCCTGCTGGCTTGGAACCGCACCTGTCGGGGACGCTCCTGCCAGATCTCAGGCGTCTGATCCTCTTAACTCATTGAAAGAGGCTGGTCAGCCAGCCACCCACCTGTGCTTGGCTCTCCAAACCCTCTCCACAGGCCCCAGCAGTCTGTCAACCCCAACAAATAAAGCCTGCGGTTCTTGGAGCTGAATAAACGGAAGCGTTCTAGTCTGTCTCTGGAGGACGCTGGTTGGGTGAGGTGTACTTGGGAGCCACAGGAAGACTAGAGAAGCCAGGTGACTGCACAGCATTATCTCCTCGCCCCATTTCCGTTCTCCCTGGGAGGCTGCGAGATCCCTGCTGTGGCTTTTATCAGAAGGACTAAGCCCGGCTGGAAAAAGCGGTCTGAATTTAGTGAGAAAATACCTAGTGGGACTACAGAGACAACCCCAGTCCCTTGCACACAACCCCAAATCCCTGCTCGCCTCAGCCACCTAGGAGTGCGAGCGAGCGGAGTGTCGGCCGCTACTGCATAGTCCAGAGAggcagatgggagtggagggagcGCGGGATGGAGTGGAGGGGACGCGGGTGGAGTGGAGGGGACGCGGATGGAGGGGaagcaaagaggaaagagaactcagaaagaaaatttccaagttgggttgttgtttttttaagttatgcTCAATTTACAGCTCCTCTGtggttcttttaaaattaagaacttTCTAAATATCCCTGGGTATCAAAGGCTAAGAAGGTGTTGTCAGGGTCTCAGCTGATAAGCCCGGCCCCGGACTCAGTCATCACACTGTCCAGTTTTTCAGATCATGTTGCTTTCTTGCAAGTAGGACCCTGCTCTCAGTACGTACATATAAATTCTACGTAGACACGTGTAgctggtgtatatgtgtgtatacatatatatgtatacgtgtgtgaAATATGCCTATGCGTGTAAAGTTACACATATTAGTATAAACCTATAATATgggatatatgtatatgatatatgtggTTGGAGAGTAGAAATACTCAGATTTGATATTTTCAGAAACTAACCTGAATTGtatacaggggaaaaaaagagatgtaCTTTGACACTTAAAGAAAAATGCGATTCTAGTTCATAAGTAAAAAGAAATTGTACCAAGAGAAAGATATTTTACTTCTTgcgttatttttttttttcttcagctatGATGAGAGGCTGGTTTTTTCGGCCAGGGCATTCTGGAAACCAGCTGCCTGTCTCATCAGGGTAACCTCCACCTGGGGAAGCGCCATGCCCGCTGCCCAAGAGAGAGGTGTGCGTGTGCACGGACCCTGTAGACGCATCTCCACGAAACCTGCCCAACTATTTCCAGAATCAGCCGAGTCCCAGAAGCTGGGGTTCCTAGAGGTTCCCCTGTGGCCCAAAGGAATACCGGCTGTCCCTCCCAGAACAGGTTTTGTTGGAGAGTGAGCAACTTACTTAACATACTGGCTTCGTGGGAGCCATTGACTTTGCCATCCGGGTAGATCTGCAGATGGAAGCCGATGCCCACTCTGCAGTACAGGCTGCCGGTCCGGCGCCCCGAAGGGCTCCACTGGAAACTGCTGTGCTCCAAGCCGCTTCCTGGGCTGCCCGGGGAAGCCGCGActggggaggaggcagaagaCGAGGAAGACGTCGTGCTACTTCTGCCCCGGCTGCCGCTGGAGTCTCCCGGGTGCCTCGGAGCCGCGGGTTGCCCTTCGGGAGTGAGACGCTTCTCCCCGTGAGCCCAAGCGCTGAGGATCAGGTGGctgctgaagaggaggaagagcaaggACAAGCTCATTCTTCCGGCCGCGGGGGTCCTAAGTGCATCTTGCAGGGCTGGCTCCGGGCTCCGTAGCCCCCGCGCTGCTGCGTGCCTCTGGCGCTGCCTCCCTCGCCGCACTGGGTGGACATAGCCccggggaagggagagggagagggggagagagagagggagagagagagaggccaccCGAGCGGATCTCGGCGCTGGCACCGGGATATTTATAACGCCAGTGATCTCACTGCTCCGTGCACGCCTGCGAAGCTTCCCCTCACCCGCCGCTTTGTGTACTCACTGGCCGGTGCGGGGAGGGAGCGCCGCGGTCCCGGGGGCGGGGGtgtgaaggaggagggagaagcgATCCCGGGAGTGGGAGGAGGTACCTGGCCCTCAGTAGCTACCCCCAGGACGTTGGCTGCGCCCAAGCACCGGCCACGCACCCCAGCTGTTCTCAGGAGCCACAGGgtcaccccaccccctgcccgaGCCAGCGGCTCGGGATTCGGCTCGGAGCGCGCCTCTGAGCGCGCAAGGGGCAAGGACGGAAACGTGGGCATGGGTTCCCGTCCTCAGTGGCCACGTGTGTCCCAGGCAACTCACTCTTTACCAAGCACCCCCGATGTCCAAGTTCCTGGCCCCTACCACCTAGAACCTGGGAACCACTTTCCGAAGGGAACCAAGAACTGATTGGCCACGCAACTCGGGAAGGCTTTGTGGTGGCCCAGGTGGGAGAGAAGGCTGGTTTCCTAATGTTATTGATTTATTAAAGAGCTAAGGTGTGCGCTTATTTCTCCGTTTGAAAGCCACCCTGAATCATTATGCCAGAATTCAGCTGCTGCCCTGTAACGAACTCTGCAGGTGAACGATGTGTCCAGTTTATCCTTCTGGAAAACCCTGTGTCTGAGTTGGAACAGGTGAACGCcaatgaggaaacacacacacacacacacacacacacacacacacacacacacactctcgaACTCAAGGCAAAGATGAAGTGTGTCTGAACACCAGGACATGTGACTGACTGCCCTGTTGTCCTGTCTGGCCCCATGATCCCCTTACCCAGAGGAATTAGCCAACAGCCCTCTCTTCAACTTCCATTGACTGGAGGACCGACCCCAGTGAATGATTAATGACAACTCTGAATCTCAACTGGGAAATCCGAGAAGGGAGACTTTCCCTGTATGTAACGCCACGACTGTTATTTATCTGAGAAATATACCTGACTTGCATTCTTGGAATATTTCTGTCCAAAAACATATT belongs to Onychomys torridus chromosome 10, mOncTor1.1, whole genome shotgun sequence and includes:
- the Fgf5 gene encoding fibroblast growth factor 5 isoform X1 — protein: MSLSLLFLLFSSHLILSAWAHGEKRLTPEGQPAAPRHPGDSSGSRGRSSTTSSSSSASSPVAASPGSPGSGLEHSSFQWSPSGRRTGSLYCRVGIGFHLQIYPDGKVNGSHEASMLSILEIFAVSQGIVGIRGVFSNKFLAMSKKGKLHASAKFTDDCKFRERFQENSYNTYASAIHRTEKTGREWYVALNKRGKAKRGCSPRVKPQHVSTHFLPRFKQSEQPELSFTVTVPEKKKPPRPVKPKVPLSPPRRSPSPVKYRLKFRFG
- the Fgf5 gene encoding fibroblast growth factor 5 isoform X2, translated to MSLSLLFLLFSSHLILSAWAHGEKRLTPEGQPAAPRHPGDSSGSRGRSSTTSSSSSASSPVAASPGSPGSGLEHSSFQWSPSGRRTGSLYCRVGIGFHLQIYPDGKVNGSHEASMLS